TGGTGCGGCGTCGCTTCCGCCGTCACCCTGGCCCCTCGGGCCCGGGCCGCCCGCAGAAGCTCGACGCCGCCCCGCGTGCTCAGATGACAGATATGCACCGGCACCTTGAGATATTCGGCCAACATGATGGTGCGCGCAATGTCAAGTTCTTCCGCCAGAGCCGGAATACCCGGCAGGCCGTGAGCCGCCGCCACCTCACCCTCATGAATAACCCCGTTCGCAAACAGGTCGTTATCCTGGCAGTGACAAAGCAGAGGTTTGTCAAATAGCGTGGCGTACTCAAGCGCGTGCCGCAAAAGTTTGCTGTTGGCCACAGTTTTGCCGTCATCGGAAAAAGCCGCGGCCCCGGCGGCCACCAGGTCACCCATTTCCACCAGGCGCTCGCCGCGCTGGCCCTGGGTGATGGCCGCCACCGGCAAAACCTTGACCGGAGCCCGGCGCGCCTGTTCGAGAATGAACCGGGTCACGGCGGCGTTGTCATTGACGGGTTCGGTATTGGGCATGCAGGCGATCGAGGTAAAACCGCCGGCCGCTGCCGCCCGAGTTCCGCTGGCAAGGTTTTCTTTATATTCCTGTCCCGGCTCACGCAAATGGACATGCAGATCAATCGCGCCGGGCAGAACCCAAAGGCCCGCCAGATCGATCGTCTCGTCCGCGGGCGCGGTCAGGCCGGGCCCGACCTCCCGAACCTTGCCGCCGACAATCAGAATATCGTAACTGCCGTCAAGTCCAAGCCCGGCATCCAGCAAACGCCCGTTCTTTAAAAGCAATGTCCGTGAATCATTATTCATTGACCTGGCCTCCCAGCAAAAAGAGCACCGCCATCCGCAGGGCCACGCCGTTGCTCACCTGATCAAGAATCACGGCACGCCGCCCGTCGGCCACCTCGGAACTGATTTCCACTCCACGATTCATGGGGCCGGGATGCATAACGATGGCATCGGGCCGGGCCAGTTCCAAACGCTGCCGGTTAAGACCGAAAACCCGAGCGTAATCGCGAATCGAAGGAAACAGCAAACGGTCCTGACGTTCCAGCTGAATCCGCAGCATCATGACCACATCGGCCCCCTCCAACGCCTCTTCAGGCCGCCGACAACAGACCAGGCCGGGAAGCTCCTCAAGCCCGCGCGGCCACATGGTCGGCGGAGCGCAGACCCGGACCGTGATCCCCAGCGTGCGCATGGCCCAGAGGTTGGAACGGGCCACACGACTGTGCGCGATATCACCGATAATCGCGACCACCAGACCGGGCCCCAGTTTTTTATGCTCAGAAATCGTCAACAGGTCGAGCAAGGCCTGAGTCGGATGCTCATTGGCGCCGTCCCCGGCATTGACCACCGAAGCCTTGACGCGCTCGGCGATCAGATGAGCGGCGCCGGCAAACTGATGCCGGACCACGATGATATCGGGGGCCATGGCCTGCAGGTTGTCGACCGTGTCGAGCAGACTTTCTCCCTTGACCAGACTGCTGCTCGAAGCGCTGATATTGACGGCGTCGGCGCTCAGACGCTTGGCCGCGATCTCGAACGAAGTCCGGGTTCTGGTGCTCGGCTCGAAAAACAGATTGATCACGCTTTTCCCGCGCAGGGCCGGCACCTTCTTCAACGGTCGCGCCGCGATTTCCTTAAACGATGCGGCGCTTTCCAACAGGGTTCGAATTTCAGCCGCGGCCAGCTCCCGGGTTCCCAGCAGATCCTTTCTTTGAAGGCTCATTCGCCCGACACTCCCCCTTCGGTTTCACGCGGAGCTACCGACACCTGGTCGAAGCCGTCGCGCTCCCTGACCCGCACCATCACTCGGTCTCGCGGTGAGGCGGGAATTTCTACCCCGACATAATCCGCCGCAATCGGCAGTTCCCGACAACCCCGGTCAACGAACACCGCCAGCTGAATCGCGCTGGGCCGACCAAAATCAATCAAACCGTCCATAGCCGCCCGCACCGTCCGGCCGGTATAAAGCACGTCATCGACCAGCACCACCACGGACTCATCCAGGGAAAAAGGAATTTCGGTGGTCCGCAGCACCGGATGGTGGGTGGCGTGGGAAAGATCGTCCCGATAAAGGGTGATATCGAGAATGCCCAAGGGCAGTTCGCGACCGGAAAGATCACTGATGATCTTTTGCAGACGGCGCGCCAGACAAACCCCTCGGCTCAAAATGCCGACCAGGGCCAACCTCGCGCAGTTCTGGTTACGCTGAATAATCTGCAGGGCCATCCGGGCAAGAATCTTATCCATCTCCGGAGCATCGCAAACTCTGACTTCCTGACTTGCACTCATATCGTTTCCACGCCCGCGCCTTGACCAGCCCGTCTCCAATGCTTCCCCTCCCGGGCGCCCGGCCGGGAGAAAACAACGATCAGCGCTTTAGCCGCCGGCGGCCTTTCCCTGTATATGCTTTGAGTTTTCGTATCCTTCCGGGCCTCCGCCAAAGAGCCTGCTCAACGAATCAGCTGCCCGATCCGGGCAAAGCGCACCTTTTCGCCGAGTTCCTTACTCAAGCTGTTCCAGGACCAATACAGAATCAGCGCCTTGCCCTTGATCTGATTCACGGGCACAAAACCCCAGAAGCGACTGTCATAACTGCGATCCCGGTTATCACCCATGACCAGCACCTGCTCCGCAGGCACGACTACCGGTCCGAAATTATCCCGCGGCACCAGGCTGTCGTTCTCAGGGTCACGATAGACCCCATAGGAATCCTGCCAAGCTTTGTCGTTGATATAAATCTTTTTCCGCCGCACTTCAACCTTGTCTCCGGCCACCCCGACAACCCGCTTGATAAAATCCTTTTTCTGATCCTGGGGAAAGATAAAAACCACGATGTCGCCGCGCTGCGGTTCGCGAAAAACAAAGAATTTCCTCTCGACCAAAGGCAACTTGATGCCGTAGATAAATTTATTGACCAATAGGTGGTCGCCGACCAGCAGGGTCGGTTCCATTGAGCCGGAAGGAATTTTAAAAGCCTGAACGATGAAGGCCCGGATAAACAGAGCAATCAGAATCGCGATGACAATCGACTCAGCGTATTCGCGAATTACACCGCCCCGGCGTTTCGGTTCGGTTTTATTGGTATTTTTTCTAGCCAAAATAACTTCCCTGGTCTAAAGGTTGCGGATTAATGCCGGCCGACGCCGGCAAATCATTTATCGATATTGAGAATCGCGAGGAATGCATCCTGAGGCAGGTCAACCTTGCCGACCCTTTTCATCCGTTTTTTACCGGCCTTCTGTTTTTCCAGAAGTTTGCGTTTCCGCGTGATATCCCCACCATAACATTTCGCCGTAACATTCTTGCGGAGAGCCTGAACGGTGGTCCGGGCCACCACCTTGGTCCCGATCGCGGCCTGAATCGCCACCTCGAACATCTGCCGGGGAATCAGCTCCTTCATTTTGGAGGCCAGTTCGCGCCCCCGGTCAAAAGCGCAATCCTGATGGACAATCATTGAAAGCGCGTCCACCAGTTCGCCGTTGATCAGAATATCAAGCTTGACCAGACGGGCGGGACGATGCCCGCAAGGCTCGTAATCGAGCGAAGCGTAACCCCGGGTCAGCGATTTGAGACGGTCATAGAAATCAAGTACGATCTCGTTCAGGGGCAGGCCATAGATAACCATGGCCCGGGTTTCATCAAGATAGCGAATCTCCTGCTGAGCCCCGCGCTTGTCTTCGCAGAGTTTGAGAATGTTGCCGATATATTCATTGGGAACATGCACCGAAGCCCGCACCATCGGTTCACTGATGGTGCTGATCTCGCCCGCGGGCGGCATGCTGCTCGGATTATCGATTTCAATGACCTCACCACTCCGCAGCTCAATCTTGTAAACCACGGTCGGCGAGGTCGTGATCAGATCCAGCTGATACTCACGCTCCAGACGTTCCTGGATGATCTCCATATGCAGAAGCCCGAGAAATCCGCAGCGAAACCCAAAACCCAGGGCGACCGAGGTCTCGGGCTGAAAGGTAAAGGAAGCATCATTCAGCCTGAGCTTGGCCAGGGCGTCACGAAGCGGTTCATACTGCACCGAGTCAGTGGGATAAAGGCCGCTGAAAACCATGGGCTTGACTTCCTGAAAACCGGGGAACGGCGTCAGGGTCGCCTCCCGGGCTCCGGTTATCGTATCACCAACCTTACAATCGGCCACGGTCTTGATGCCGGCAATCACAAAACCGACCTCGCCCGCTTCCAGGGTTCGGCTGTCAACCATCTGCGGACGCATTTTCCCCAGACGCAAGACCTCGAATTCCTTGTTGGTCGACATCATCTTGACCCGCATGCCGACCCGGATAACCCCATCAAAAATCCGCACCAGGGCGATCACGCCCTGATAGGAATCAAACCACGAATCAAAGATCATCGCTTTTAACGGCGCCTGAATATCACCGGTCGGAGCCGGAATCCTCTCGACCACCGCCTTGAGGAAAAGATCAATTCCGATTCCGGTCTTGGCGCTGATCAGCACCGCGTTTTCGGCGTCCAGGCCGATGACATCCTCGATCTGCCGTTTGACCCGCTCCGGATCGGCCACCGGGAGATCGATCTTGTTCAAGACCGGAATGATTTCCAGGTTGGCGTCCAGGGCGTGATAGACATTGGCCAGGGTCTGGGCTTCCACCCCCTGAGCCGCATCGACCACCAGAATCGCTCCTTCCGTGGCCGCCAGGCTGCGGGAAACCTCATATGCAAAATCAACATGACCTGGAGTATCAATCAGGTTCAGCTGATAAAGCCGGCCATCCTCGGCCTTATAATCCAGGCAAACTGACTGCGCCTTGATCGTGATGCCGCGCTCCCGCTCCAGATCCATGCTGTCCAGCAGCTGTTTTTTCATCTGCCGCGAAGTCACCGCGCCGGTGATTTCAAGCAGACGATCGGCCAGGGTCGATTTGCCGTGGTCGATATGAGCAATAATGGAAAAATTTCGAATATTTTGCTGGGGTAAAACCATATTTATGTGTAGATACGATGATTAAGGGTTGATCAAACGAGATTGCCAGCCAGCAAAACCGCTGCAGGCTTTACCAAGCCTTCACTGTCTGACGATCATAGGATCATAATTTCTGGCTTTGAACTCACGCAGCAGGCGTTCCGCTTCGTTGCGTTCACTGAGATTGCTGATTTTAACCCGATACCAGGTGCCTTTTCCGGCAACCGTCACCGCCTCAACCTCAACCCCGGGATGGCTTGCGATTAATTTACTGCGCTCAAGCCTGGCCTTGCCTTCAAGGGGAAGAGAACAGATTCGCAGCTCCCAGAGCTCCCCTGGCACCGCCGGCGTTTGTGCGGCAACGGGAGCGGCGCCGGCCGGTGGTACCAGGCTTTCCCTGATAACCGGCGAATGCTTTTTCTCTAGACCGACCTGAGCCCGTTTCTTGATCATCAAGGTCGCGCCCCCGCTTTCCGTGGGTTTGTCGCCAAGTTCACTGTAAAAAGTCAGATCCAGCGGTCTGTCCTGGGGCTTGGGCGAATCTTCATCTGGCACAGCCACGGTAAGGGACGCGGTCGGCAGCTTGCAGACCCCGCCCGGGCACTCTTCATATACCTCCATGGCGTCCCCGCTTTTCACTTCCATAGAATCCGCCGCCGGCCCGGACCCAGGCATGCGCATAACCGCAACCTGGGTCGGTCGGGCCTGAGCCAGATGACTCTTGCCGATACCGACCCAATGTTGATAGAACTCGGTTTTCGGCAATTCAAGCCCGACCAGCACCCCGAAGACAAAAACCCCGAAGAAAAAAGACAAGGCGATAAAAGCGATCTTCAGCTGTTCAATCATGGCAAACCTGGGAAAAACTCACAAAACTCTACATCTTCTCGGGAGCGGAAACCCCGAGCAAGCCCAGACAGATACTGATTACCTGACGGACGGCGCTGACCAGAAGGATTCGATCCCGGGAAGCCTCAAGATCCTCGCTTAAGACCCGGCAGCGATTGTAATAGGAATGCAGCTGCGCCGCCAGATCATCGAGATAATAGGTCAGCCGGTGCGGCTCCAGGGTGCGCGCCGCGCTTTCCAGCAGGGCACTGAAATCATCAAGCTTCCTGATCAGATCGATCTCTTCCGGGGCGACCAGGGAGCTGGCCGCCCTCGCCGCCGAGGGATCGACCGGCAGCCCTTCTTCCCGGGCTTTACGCAAAATACTGCAGATACGAGCGTGAGCGTACTGGGCGTAAAAGACCGGGTTAGCATTATTGCTGGCTTTAGCCAGTTCCAGATCAAAATCAAGCTGACTGTCGGAACGCCGGGTCAGAAAGAAATAACGGGCCGCGTCCTTGCCGACCTCGCGCACCACTTCTTCAAGAGTGACAAACTCTCCGGCCCGGGTCGACATGGCCACCGGCGACCCGGCCCGGGTCAGACTGACCAGCTGCACTAAAATCGTGGCAAAGCTCTTCGGCTGATGACCCAGGGCCTCGATCGCCGCCCGCAGACGAGGCACATAGCCATGGTGATCAGCCCCCCAGATGTCAATCAGCAGATCATAACCGCGTTCATATTTTTCCCGATGGTAGGCAATATCGGAAGCGAAATAGGTTTTGACGCCGTTGGCGCGCACCACCACGCGATCCTTCTCATCCCCGAAACGGGACGAAGCGAACCACAGCGCCCCCTCTTCCTCATAAAGTCCTCCGCGTTCCTGCAGATCGGCCAAGGCGGCCTCAACCCGGCCGGAAGAAAAAAAATCCTTTTCCCGAACCCAGTTGTCAAAATCAACGCCGAAAGCCCTCAGATCGTCGCGAATCCCGGCGAGAATGGCATCGGCGGCATAGACGGTAAAGGTTTCCAGGCCACTGTCGTCGGTTTCCACCACATCGACCGCCACCAGCTCATCACCCTGTTCACGACGCAAGGTCTGAGCCAGTCCGACCATGTAGTCGCCCCGATAATAACCTTCCGGAATTTCTCCCTGCCGATGGCCGAGCAGTTCCAGATAACGCCAACGCAGGGAGCGGCCGAGAACCAGCATCTGATTGCCGGCATCGTTGACATAGTATTCCCGGTCCACGACATAGCCGGTACGACTTAAAATCCGGGACAGGACATCGCCGACCGCAGCCCCGCGCCCATGACCGATGTGCAGCGGCCCGGTCGGATTGGCGCTGACAAATTCGACCAGCACCCGCCGGCCCTGGCCGCAATCCGGCCGGGCAAAATCAGCGCCGGCCTGCAGAATTTCAAGCAACCGACGCTGCCAGCTTGAAAGTTCGATCGTCATGTTGATAAAACCAGGGCCGTCAATAGTTACCCGGGCAAAATCAGCTTCCTTATCCAGTTCTGTTTTAAGGGCCTGGGCAATAACCCGAGGGCTGTCACGCCAGGGACGGGCCAGCTGCATGGCGATATTGGCGGAAAAATCACCAAAGGCTTTCTCGCGCGCCAGTTCAACCCCGATTTCCGGCAATTCAACCCGATCAAGACCACGGGCCGCCGCCACCGCCGCCACCGCCCGGGCCACATATTCAGCAACTCTTTTTTTCATGCTTTCGGAATCTCCGCTGCCGTCCGTATATATAAAAAATCCCCCGGTCAGAAAACCGAAGGGCTGCGCTCAACCAGAAGCTGTGGAATAGTAATCAGTCGTAGTTAAATTGTCAAGTAAACATTACTCTTTGAGTTTGCCGATCAGGGTTCTGAAGGCTTGAAGAGGAAGAGAATTTCATTCTCCCGCACCATGTGCAGTTCGCGCCGAACCACCAGTTCCTGAAAACGGGCATCACTGCGCAGAAGACGAATTTTCTGAACCAGGCGCTGGTTCTCGATCTCAAGGTCCTGATTGCGGGCGGAGATTCGCTGAATATCATCCTCAACTATTTTCAAGGCCCGCGCCCCGCGACTCCCGAACCAGGTAAGCCAGCTGAAATAAAAAATCGCCGCCACCAGCAACAGAGAAAGTAACCCCTTCATCGCGGAACCCGAAAAACGATATTAACCGTCCCCCACTGTTCCACCTGCGGTGCATCCTCTGCAATCGTGGAAAAGCGCCATTGCTTAAGAAACCTTTCGGCCACATTAACCAGCTCCAAATCTCCAATTTTAAGGGTTTCGACCCGGCTGACGCCGCCATCGGGACGAACCCAGAAACGAAAGCCAATCGTCACATCCCGAGCCAGCGAAATCTTCGGCAAAGCCGGACGAAACAGAACCTGTCGACTGCTGGCCACCGGGCCGCTCAGGGCATAATCATCGACCAAGGCCCGCGGCTCAACCTTCTCCACCCGCAGCAATTTCCGCCGGGCTTCCGCCGACAACAGCTGGGCCGGCCCGGACTGGAGCTTTTCTCCGGCAACTTCATCAGGGTCGCCCCAGATTCTAGAACCACTGAGTCTACCAGCCAGCAGGCGACCCAGTCCCCCCAGGCGCTCAGGTGGCGGCAGAACGGCGGTTTGCGGCAACGGCAGCGGTTCCGATTCAAGTTGCTTTACGGGTTCAAGTTTTGGCAATTTCACCGGCGTCCGGGACGGCAGCAGGCTTTCACCCAGCGCTGGTTGCCGCAACTGCCGATCGATCAGACTTGCAACATGCGCCTCGGTAAGCAGCTGAGGAAAACTATCAGGCGGGGACGGCGGCGGTTCAGGTTCCGGTCGAACCAGGTCAACTTCTATTTCCTGATCATGGATCAGGGCGAAGGGATTCAGATGAAAATTAAAAAGCCGGGTCAGATCCGGCAACAGCAAAAGCAGAACCACATGCATCAGCACGGAAATCAGCAGAAAAGGCAGCAGGCTGAGCGCTCTATAACGTGGCTCGGAAGAGTACAACCATCACCTCAAAAAACAACCGGCGGCCAGTCCGCGCCGCAGACTGTGACAGTTAATTGCATAAGCCGGAAAACCGGACTCGAAAGAAACTACTCTTCACCGGGTTCGGTGGCGATCGCCAGCTTATTGATGCCTGAACTTTTAGCCGCATCCATAACCTTGACCACTAAACCGTGATAAACCTTTTTGTCGGCCTCGATAATGACTAGGGCTTCATCGCCCGCATCATTGCCTACCTGGGCGAATTTTCGCCGCAGGTCTTCCAGAGAAAGCTTCTTCCCCTCAAGGTAAATCAGCCCCCCGGCTTCCACCGCGACTCGCAGGGTGGTCTTTTTCTTCTTGACCTGCTCGGCCGATGATTTGGGCAGGTCAATCTTGATTCCCGGATTCAAGGAAAGGCTGGTCGAAAGCATGAAAAAGATCAAGAGCAGGAAAACAACATCAACCAGCGGCGTCATGTCAAGCTGAACATCATCTCGACTGCGAGTCTGAAAACGCATAGGCTTATTCGCGCCTCCCCTCATGATCAATTAAGTCAAGGACTTCGATTGACACCCTTTCCATGCGCAGCACTCGTTTATCCACACGTGAGCGCAGTAATTTATAAGAAACAAAGGCGGGAATCGCCACGGTCAGGCCGGCGGCGGTGGTAATCAAGGCTTCGGAAATTCCCCCGGCCAGCATCTGCGGGTTACCGATTCCGGCATGGGAAATCACACTGAAAGCCTTGATCATTCCGGTAACCGTGCCTAAGAGACCAAGCAACGGCGCGATGCCGGCAATCGTCCCGAGAATCGTCAGAAAACGTTCCAGGCCGGCCGCCTCCAGGCGCCCGACATCTTCTATGGCTTCCTTAACCTGCTGCCGGGGCTTTTCGTGCCGGGATATACCAGCCATGAGAATCCGGGAAATCGAGGAATCATTCTGCCGACAGCGAGTCAATGCATCCTCCATGCGCTGCTGCCGGACCAGATCACTGACCTCAATAATAAAATTTTCAGGAATGATGCGGCTGCGACGCAGAGCGAAAAGACGCTCAAAAAGAATCGCCAGGGTCAGAACCGAACATAACATAATCGGATACATCAGGTATCCGCCTTTCATCACAAACTGATACATCAAAACCTCCAGATAAGGGTTTTCCCTTAAGATTACAGCAGGAAAACAGAACTGTCATGAAACCTTCGCCAACCCGGACGGACAAGTTTAGTCCGCCCGCTTATTTTCTTCAACAATTTTCTTCAGGGTGTCGGTCTGTTTCGGGGTCAATTTCAGGTTTTCAAGCTTATCCCTGATCTTGGTGAAGGTCTGCGGATCATCAAGAGCCAGTCCGGCCGCCGCCAGCAAGGCATCGACCACCAATTCGACCTGATCAGGATACAGATAAGCCAGACGCAGATAAGCCTGCCGGGCCTCATCCCCCTTTCCGGCCCGGTTGAGCACCGTCGCTCGAGCAAAACCCGCCTTCGCCGCCGCCACCGAATCCGGAGACGCCATCGCCTTGTCATAAAAAAAGAGGGCCTCGTCAATACTGCCTTCGGTGGCAAATAGGGCCCCCAGTCCGGCGAAAGCGGTAAAGGCCGCCTGATCATTGCGCTTTTCATCAATAACGGCCAGAAAGGCGGCCCGGGACCGAGCAAAATCACCCAGGACCTGAAAGATTCGTCCCTGAAGAAGGCGCACGGCCCGTTTCAGATCCGGGTCAGGACAATGTTCCTCCAGTCCCGAAAGGGTTGCCGCAGCCCCCTGAAAATCAGCGGCGGCAAAGGCCTGACGCGCCAGAAAGAGACGGCAATCACATTCATATTTACTGAAGGGAAAACGTTCCAGCAGGCGCCGACAGGCATCGGCTGCGGCCGAAGTACGACCTGCTGCCAAATCCAGTTTAAAAATCCGGTACCCGGCTTCAAGCCGCAGATCCCGGGCATAATCGCCATCTGCCAACTCCCGAAAAAAACTGATCAATTCATCCTTGCGTTCCTGACGCTGATAAAGATCGGCCAACAGCAACAGCAGCGGAGCGTTATAGGAGGATGCGGGAAAACGCGCCAGAAAATTTTTCACCTCGAGTTCCAGATAGGAAAACTTATCCTGGTTATAAGCCAGCAGCAGCATGCCGTAACTGGCTTTTTCATCAATCTCGCCCCCGGGCCAAAGCTGCTTGGCCTTGAGATAAACCAGCTGGGCCTTAAGATAGGAACCCTGGTTGAAATAGCTTTCTCCCATGCGAATCAGAGCCTGGCCGCTGAGCTCGTTGGCGGGATATCCATCCACCAAGCGCTGATAAATTTCTATCGCCTGGGGAAATTGTTCAAGGCTGAAAAAGCTTTCTCCCAGATTAAACATGATCTCAACCCGCAGGGGTTCGGCGATTTCCTGCTCCTTCTCCAGAAGCGCCTCCAGCAAGCCGGCAGCCTCTTCAAAATCACCCTGGCGCAAGGCCAGCAAAGCCCGGTAGTTCTGAGCCCGAAAATAAAACGAACTTCCCGGCCACTCGACGATAAAAGAATCAAGTCGGGCCCGGGCCTGGGCATCATGGTGCAGGTTAAACAAGGCCTCGATCAGGTTGATTTCGGCATTCTGCCTAAGTCGCAAATCCGTATTGAGCTCAGACACCAAACCAAGATAAGCACTAAAGACGGCTTCGGCCAGCTCAAAATCATTGTTATTGAGAGCTGCCCAACCCTTTTCATAAAGCAATTCGGCCCGCTGGGCCGCAGACCATTGCGGGGGAATTTCGGCCAGCAGGACCAGACAGCCAGGAAAATCCTCAACCGCGTTGAGACTGCGCGCCAGCAGCAGAAGCAGCAGAAAACGATCCTCATCCGCGCCAAGAATCACGGTCGACGACGCCAGTTCCCGCAATACCGCCAGAGCCTCTGACGCCCGTCCTCCGGCCAGCAAGACCTGCCCTTTCTCCAAAAAAACCTGAGCGGCGGCTTCATGGTTACCGGCAGCGACAAACCTTTGGCGACCGTCGGCAGCCGTGGCCAGAGCCAGCTCCAGATCCCCGAGCTCATGTTCCAGACGCACCAGGTGCCGGACATCAGCGGCATGCAACAACGCCGGCGAAAAGGAAAATACCAGCCGCCGCCCCAGTTCACGGGCCGTTACCGAATCTTCCGCCCGCAAAAAGGCGTGCATCAGTTCTCGCAGCGCGGCGGCGGCCACCGCGCTTTCACGCACCTCGGGCGGGCAGAGTTCAAAGGCCTGACGCGCCTGATCCAGCCGGCCCTGTTTGATTAAAGCCAGCAGCTCTCCGAGAAAAGCCAGAGGAACGACTTCCCGGTTTCCCTTTGCCGGAGAAAGCAGTGTCTGAAAGATATTTTCGGCTGCGGACCATGAGCCCAAAAAGTAGAGAGCCCAGGCCCGAGCCAGCTCGGCCTGACGCGAAAGGATGTCCGGACCATTTGTGGAAGGCGGCATGACTTCGAGAAAACTCAGGGTCTTCCCGTAATCGCGGCGGTTGAAAGCAGAGGTCGCCAAACGATAAAGGGCGGCTCGATACTCCGGGGAATCCTGATACGCCGTGGTCAGGCGCAACAGTGCGGTTTCCCCCGCCAACGGCTGACCGGATTGAAATAAAGCTTCGCCCTGCCAGAAAAGCGAAGCCGCCGCCAGCCGGGACTCACCGCTTTGGGCCGCGGCGGCAAACCATTGGGCCGCGCGCGCGAAGTTTTTTTCACGATAATCAATCCAGGCCAGGGAGTAACAGGCAAAATGATAATGATGATTGGCGGTTGCGGCCGTCACGGCGGAAAAAAGCCGGCGGGCGTCCGCCAGAGCCTCACGGTGCAGGGCGATTTCTCCCAGCCAGTACTGAAAATCGGGAACCAACTCTGAATCGGCGAATTTATCCAGCCCCGCCTTAAAATAGATCTCGGCGTCGGTAAGCAAACCCTCCAGATATTTCTGCCGGCCGCTGCGATAATAGCCCTCGGCTCCAGT
This window of the Pseudomonadota bacterium genome carries:
- a CDS encoding dihydroorotase codes for the protein MNNDSRTLLLKNGRLLDAGLGLDGSYDILIVGGKVREVGPGLTAPADETIDLAGLWVLPGAIDLHVHLREPGQEYKENLASGTRAAAAGGFTSIACMPNTEPVNDNAAVTRFILEQARRAPVKVLPVAAITQGQRGERLVEMGDLVAAGAAAFSDDGKTVANSKLLRHALEYATLFDKPLLCHCQDNDLFANGVIHEGEVAAAHGLPGIPALAEELDIARTIMLAEYLKVPVHICHLSTRGGVELLRAARARGARVTAEATPHHLFLDERAVVDLGVGVTLDEKLKPARLRYNANSKMSPPLRSQDDVKALRAALKEGLIDAIATDHAPHEATEKVVEYERAPFGVIGLETAVALGLRLVEEGVLTPLQLTARLSLAPAAILGLTDRGTLAPGRAADLMVIDPQAEWVVDPEQFFSKSRNTPFAGWRLRGQVVLTMVDGKTVFDRRCQDCFGQPGRFTQGHEAE
- a CDS encoding aspartate carbamoyltransferase catalytic subunit, encoding MSLQRKDLLGTRELAAAEIRTLLESAASFKEIAARPLKKVPALRGKSVINLFFEPSTRTRTSFEIAAKRLSADAVNISASSSSLVKGESLLDTVDNLQAMAPDIIVVRHQFAGAAHLIAERVKASVVNAGDGANEHPTQALLDLLTISEHKKLGPGLVVAIIGDIAHSRVARSNLWAMRTLGITVRVCAPPTMWPRGLEELPGLVCCRRPEEALEGADVVMMLRIQLERQDRLLFPSIRDYARVFGLNRQRLELARPDAIVMHPGPMNRGVEISSEVADGRRAVILDQVSNGVALRMAVLFLLGGQVNE
- the pyrR gene encoding bifunctional pyr operon transcriptional regulator/uracil phosphoribosyltransferase PyrR codes for the protein MSASQEVRVCDAPEMDKILARMALQIIQRNQNCARLALVGILSRGVCLARRLQKIISDLSGRELPLGILDITLYRDDLSHATHHPVLRTTEIPFSLDESVVVLVDDVLYTGRTVRAAMDGLIDFGRPSAIQLAVFVDRGCRELPIAADYVGVEIPASPRDRVMVRVRERDGFDQVSVAPRETEGGVSGE
- the lepB gene encoding signal peptidase I, whose product is MARKNTNKTEPKRRGGVIREYAESIVIAILIALFIRAFIVQAFKIPSGSMEPTLLVGDHLLVNKFIYGIKLPLVERKFFVFREPQRGDIVVFIFPQDQKKDFIKRVVGVAGDKVEVRRKKIYINDKAWQDSYGVYRDPENDSLVPRDNFGPVVVPAEQVLVMGDNRDRSYDSRFWGFVPVNQIKGKALILYWSWNSLSKELGEKVRFARIGQLIR
- a CDS encoding elongation factor 4, with amino-acid sequence MVLPQQNIRNFSIIAHIDHGKSTLADRLLEITGAVTSRQMKKQLLDSMDLERERGITIKAQSVCLDYKAEDGRLYQLNLIDTPGHVDFAYEVSRSLAATEGAILVVDAAQGVEAQTLANVYHALDANLEIIPVLNKIDLPVADPERVKRQIEDVIGLDAENAVLISAKTGIGIDLFLKAVVERIPAPTGDIQAPLKAMIFDSWFDSYQGVIALVRIFDGVIRVGMRVKMMSTNKEFEVLRLGKMRPQMVDSRTLEAGEVGFVIAGIKTVADCKVGDTITGAREATLTPFPGFQEVKPMVFSGLYPTDSVQYEPLRDALAKLRLNDASFTFQPETSVALGFGFRCGFLGLLHMEIIQERLEREYQLDLITTSPTVVYKIELRSGEVIEIDNPSSMPPAGEISTISEPMVRASVHVPNEYIGNILKLCEDKRGAQQEIRYLDETRAMVIYGLPLNEIVLDFYDRLKSLTRGYASLDYEPCGHRPARLVKLDILINGELVDALSMIVHQDCAFDRGRELASKMKELIPRQMFEVAIQAAIGTKVVARTTVQALRKNVTAKCYGGDITRKRKLLEKQKAGKKRMKRVGKVDLPQDAFLAILNIDK
- a CDS encoding SPOR domain-containing protein; its protein translation is MIEQLKIAFIALSFFFGVFVFGVLVGLELPKTEFYQHWVGIGKSHLAQARPTQVAVMRMPGSGPAADSMEVKSGDAMEVYEECPGGVCKLPTASLTVAVPDEDSPKPQDRPLDLTFYSELGDKPTESGGATLMIKKRAQVGLEKKHSPVIRESLVPPAGAAPVAAQTPAVPGELWELRICSLPLEGKARLERSKLIASHPGVEVEAVTVAGKGTWYRVKISNLSERNEAERLLREFKARNYDPMIVRQ
- a CDS encoding arginine--tRNA ligase; the encoded protein is MKKRVAEYVARAVAAVAAARGLDRVELPEIGVELAREKAFGDFSANIAMQLARPWRDSPRVIAQALKTELDKEADFARVTIDGPGFINMTIELSSWQRRLLEILQAGADFARPDCGQGRRVLVEFVSANPTGPLHIGHGRGAAVGDVLSRILSRTGYVVDREYYVNDAGNQMLVLGRSLRWRYLELLGHRQGEIPEGYYRGDYMVGLAQTLRREQGDELVAVDVVETDDSGLETFTVYAADAILAGIRDDLRAFGVDFDNWVREKDFFSSGRVEAALADLQERGGLYEEEGALWFASSRFGDEKDRVVVRANGVKTYFASDIAYHREKYERGYDLLIDIWGADHHGYVPRLRAAIEALGHQPKSFATILVQLVSLTRAGSPVAMSTRAGEFVTLEEVVREVGKDAARYFFLTRRSDSQLDFDLELAKASNNANPVFYAQYAHARICSILRKAREEGLPVDPSAARAASSLVAPEEIDLIRKLDDFSALLESAARTLEPHRLTYYLDDLAAQLHSYYNRCRVLSEDLEASRDRILLVSAVRQVISICLGLLGVSAPEKM
- a CDS encoding septum formation initiator family protein, yielding MKGLLSLLLVAAIFYFSWLTWFGSRGARALKIVEDDIQRISARNQDLEIENQRLVQKIRLLRSDARFQELVVRRELHMVRENEILFLFKPSEP
- a CDS encoding biopolymer transporter ExbD: MRGGANKPMRFQTRSRDDVQLDMTPLVDVVFLLLIFFMLSTSLSLNPGIKIDLPKSSAEQVKKKKTTLRVAVEAGGLIYLEGKKLSLEDLRRKFAQVGNDAGDEALVIIEADKKVYHGLVVKVMDAAKSSGINKLAIATEPGEE